CTGTGCGCGACGGCTTTCCCGTGAGCGCAACCGATGTGACCTCAGGGCCGGGGCTGGCCTGAGGCAACGCAACCCTAGAAGTATATACGGCTGTTACGAGTTAATCAAGGGGCTGGAATCGCAGTGTAGAACTGAACTCGAGGTAGATATTCACTTTATTCACAATGAGGTCACGGCACCCGGTGTGAACCAGGCAGGGCGCACGGGCTTATTCGGGGAGCTGAACCTGGAGCTGGCTCGGGGGTCTGATCAAGGACTCCTCAAATCATCTGGCGGGTGCAGCTTGAGACCCTCAATTCCGCAGCAACCAGCGCACGTCCTCCACTACCCGCGCCGTCTCGGCGGCCTTACCGTTCCCGTATATCAGGCGTAGCTGGCCCTTGGGATCCAGGGCAAACACCGTAGCGGTATGGTCCACGTTGTACTCGGTAGCCGATTTGATTTCAGACTTCTGATAAAAAACCCCGTATTTTTTAGCCACCTGGGCAATCTGGTCTGGGGTGCCGGTCAGGCCCAGGAAGGTAGGGGCAAAAAAGGTCACGTAGTCCCGCAGTTTTTCCAGGGTATCCCGCTCGGGGTCTACCGAGATGAGCAAGACCTGTACACGGGCCTGCTCGGCAGGGGTCAAGGCTTTGTAAACCTTGGCAAGCTCGAGCATGGTGGTAGGGCATACATCGGGGCAGTTCACAAAACCGAAGAAAATCAAGACCACCTTGCCCTGGAAATCGGAGAGGCTCTTGGTCGAACCGTCGTGGGCGATGAGGCTAAACTGGTTGGCTTCTACCGGTCGGATGTTCAGAAGGCGGGTTCCGTAGGGCTGGTAGGTATCGCGTGAAAGAACAAACGCAATCACCGCCAACAAAAGCGGCAAACCGGCCAGCAAGGTAATCCATAAAGCACGACGTGGCATCTTCTACTCCACAACCGGGGTATATCACCCCAAAAACAAGCACCAACGTAAACAACCCGCTTCAGGCAAATGTCCCTGGGTTAAAATCCAGGCTCCGCCACTTTACAATACGCCCAGGGTCTTTCAGCATGAGGTAGATTACGATGAAGACCGAATCAACCGCGTTTTCCGCTCCCGAGGCTCGCTGGGCCGCTGCCCTGCTGATGGCGCCCTTTTTTTTGCAACTGCTGGGCACAGGCGGCAGTTTTTTAGGGGGAGGGCTGTGCGGTGAGCTGTTTGGCAACAAGGCCCCGCTGGGGCTTCAGGGGGCCGGTTTCTGGTATGCCGTGATGTTCATGATGTTGCTGGGTTTTCAACTGATGTACGGGGGGTTCTTGTTGCTGACCCGCCTGCTCGAGATGCCCGCCAGCATGGAACGCGGAACCTACCGCTTTGGGGTTGGGCTGGTGGGGCTGATCACGCTCCTGTTCATCTTAACCCGCACCATCGGCCTCCCCTATCCCAGCCCCCAGGGCCTGGCTATGGGCGATACCGCGCCGTTGGATCCGCTAAGCCTGATTCTGGTCGGATGCTCGTGGGTAGCAGGCTTTCTGCTATGGCGTTTGCTGAAAAAGGCATAATTGGCTTTTCAAAACCCGCTAGGCTATAGGGCATGGAACGTCTATTGGAGGTCATGCGACGCCTCCGCGCACCCGATGGCTGCCCCTGGGACAAAGCACAAACCCACCAGAGCCTTCGACCCTATCTGCTCGAGGAGGCCGCCGAAGCCGTGGATGCCATAGGTCGGGGCAATCCCCAAGAAATGGCTGAAGAACTGGGAGATGTACTCTTGCAGGTGGCCTTTCATTCGGTTATTGCCGAGCAGGCGGGCAGTTTTAGTTATCCCGAAGTGGAGCAGCACATTGTGGATAAGCTCATCCGCCGCCACCCACACGTGTTTGGCGATGTGAAGGCCGATACCCCCGAAGCCGTGACGGCCAACTGGAACGCCATCAAGGCTGCTGAGGGAAAGCCAGCACAGCCCATCTGCGACCAGGTGCCGCGCAGCCTGGGAGCCCTGGCCCGAGCTGCCGAAATCCAGAAAAAACTGGGCACTTCTTTTAGCAGCAAGGCCGATCTGGTTGAAAGCATTCAGCAAGGCCAGATAGCCGAAGCCCTGTGGAAGCTGGTAGCCTGGTGCCGACAGGAGAAGCTCAACCCCGAGATCCTGCTGCGCGAGTACTGTGAGCAGATATGTCTACAGGCTGCAAAAAACCCGTGATGAGGTTGCAAGTCACAGCATTTTGCCAGGCCTAGAGCGAAAATACTGTTATGTGCGTACCTGAGCCTTGGCCCAGTCGGTCAATGCAAACGGTCACGAACCCTCCCAAAAAGCAAAAACGTTTCGTCCCACAACCCCCGCCGTCTATGAAGTCTGAGATTCTCAAAGCCGCAGTCTCCCGCCCGCCGCAGGAAATGCTGCGCCCCGAGGGGTTTGTGGATGCCGCCGTACTGCTGCCGGTATGGGAAGGGCAGCTCCTATTCACCGTGCGCAGCGCCCATCTACCGCACCATGCGGCCCAGATTAGCTTTCCCGGAGGGCGGTTTGATGATGGCGAAAGCGCCGAACAGGCCGCCTTGCGTGAGGCCTGGGAAGAAGTGGGCCTCGAGCCCAGTCAGGTGGAAATTCTGGGACACCTCAACCCAACCCTCTCTCCCTTTGGCTACCGGGTGTTTCCCTTGCTGGGCCGGATTATCCAGGAACCCCACCTGGCCCCCAACCCCCAGGAAGTGGAGGAGTTGCTGTGGGTGCCGATTGAAGAATTGCTGGCTGCCCCGGCCTATGCTGAAGAACGCACGCCACCTCCCAGTAACCGTTTCCCCAGGGGCTTAGGTGGTGAGTTTTCCGAATTGGACGGAAAGCTACGGCGCAAGGTCTGGCATTATCCTTGGCGCGGCTATGACATCTGGGGCGTGACCGGCAATATTGTGCACGATTTCCTCGAGCGTATCCGCTCTGTAAGGCTTTAGCACACAGCCGTATAAATACCCGTACAAAGTGTCCATTGCGGCACGAACTATGCAGTACGCTCTAGCAAAAGCCGTAGCCTTTTCGTCCCTCCCCTACCGTGTAGGGGAGGTTAGGTGGGGTTGCTGAGCAGCGACTTAGCGTACTCGGGCGGTTGGGGGCCTCACCCAATACCCTCCCCCCCCCTCCCTACGTCGTAGGGAGGGGGCTCTATGTCAATCCCTCTCGGAAACCCGGAGGTGTACAGACATTTCTACGACGCTGTACTCAGCCTTCCCTCTGAACTGCATCAACACCCTATACAACTGCTACAGGTGTGTGAAATCTCGGCCTGCGCTACCCCTCAAAGCGACATCAGTCGGCAGCAGCCGAATCCGTTAGGAAGAGGGGTCTGGCTTGTTTGGAAAGAAGTTCGTAGAGTTCTAAAAACTGCTCTTTGGCCCGCTGCCCCAGGAAGCCCGGTGGGGTGAGCTCGGGCGGCAGGCCGGGGTCGAGGAAGAGGTTCTTGCGGGCCTGGTGAATCATGTGGGTCAGGCGCACAAAGGCTTCCTCGGCGTTTTTGGGCCGGTTCAGTTTTTGGGCCAGAAAGGCGCGGTAGCGAGCCTGGGCAGCCTTGAGATTGAAGGATTTTTCGATGAGCTCGAGGGGTGGCGTACTGGAAAAGCGCTCGGCCTGAAAAAGCTCCACATAGCTTTGTAACCCATAAAAGCCCACCAGGTCACGCGCTGCTTCCAGTGAGCCATTGGGACTGACCCAAACGCCCGGTGCAGGCGTCCCAAAGCCCAGCAGAATTAACTCGTTGCGGAAGCGATCCCGCACGGTGCGTTTGGCCTCCGGCACAGCATAGACCAGAATGCGCCACTTCCCATCCCAGGGAGCACCGTAGGTGTAGAGCCGCTCCCGCACGTTCTCGACCTGCCAGGCCACCCTGGGCGAAAGCCGGTAGTAAGCCCGCCGCCCATCCTTCTCCGGGATAATCCAACCGCGCTTGACACTGCGTGAAACAGCGGCCCGCACAGCGGGTTCGCTGAATTCCAGCAGTTCCATCCAGCGAATCAAGTCCCCTACCCAGGCCCGGTTTTCGGGGTACAGGTACTCCATATAGAGCGTGAAAAGATACGAGCGCGCCCGCATTGCTCCTAGTATAATACGGATTTTTACATTCCAGACTAAAAAACGTTCGGATTTCAGGGAAATCCGCTACCGCATCCCATCTGGCGCTCGGCATAAACTAGGGCAATAACCGTTTAGAGCTTGCTTGGCAGATAGTCTTTTAGTTGACGGCGGGTAGCTGAAAGTCTTTTTTCAAACTGGAAAATGCCTGGAAACTCAAGCCAAGTTGCTAATCGGTAGCCAGGGCTCGGGCCTTTGCATCCAGCCGGAACCAGTGCCCACCCCGGTAACGCCACAGGAACATGGCTACCCGCACAGTCTCCTCGCCCAGGAGCCGCCCCAGGAAAATACCCCACAACCCCAAACCCAGCGGAAAAGCCAGCAGCCAGGCCAGAGGCAGCCCCACCAAAAACACCGTCACGAAATCGGAGAGCAGCAAGAACCGGGTGTCGCCGCCGCTGGCCAAAGTGCCAAAAAAGATGAAGTTAGAGACCTTGACCGGCTGAAACAAGGCATTGAGCAGTACCGCCCAGAAGGCCCACTGTTGCACCTGGGGGGTGGTGTTGGGGTAGAGCAGGGGCAGCAGGAAAGCAAACAGGGCAAAAACCAGCCCGAAGATGGCTGCCGAAATCAGGCCAATGCGCCAGATCAGCCGTGAGACCCCCCAGACTCCAGGGGAATCGGCCCGCCCAATGGCCTGGGCCACCAGCACGGTGGCGGCATAGTGCAGGCCCGCCGAGGCAGTAATGAAGACCATCTCGAGGTTGCTCACAATCTGAAACACCGCCAGTTCTTGCGTTCCCAGACGCTCGAACAACAAGGCAAACAAAAACACCCCTCCGCTGAAGACCACCTCGGTAATGAAAAGCGGCAACACCAGAGGCACTGCCTCGAGCAGCAGGCGCCGAACCTGTCCAAACTCGGGCCAGGCCCAGCGCAGGCCCCAACGGCTTCCGAGTAGCAGCCAGAGCAGCACCCCCGCCCGCACCCCCTGCGCCACCAGCGCCGCCACGGCTGCCCCTACCGCCCCCATCTCCAGCGGAAACACAAATACCCACGACAGCAGGGGTATCAGGGTAATGGCCGGGATGGTGACCAGCATCGGAATCCGCGCCCTGCCGATGCTACGAAAAGCCGCGCTGCTGACCACGCTCAAGGTAATCAGGGGTAAGGAAAGCGCCACCAGTGAAAGATAGGGCCCACCGATAGAAGTGATTTCCTGGTCGGCGCCCACCAGTTTCAAGAAAGGGGTAGCCCCCAGCCCCAGCGGCAAGGCCAGCAGGAGCGCCAGCACCAGCGAGAACCCGATGAAGAAGCTCACGATGCGCTTTACTGCGGCCTCATCGCCCCGCCCCCTGGCCCGGCTGGCCAGAATGGCGCAACCCGCCCCCAGGGTGTTCAGGCACAGAATGCCGATAAACAGCACGTTGTTGGCCAGTCCCACCGCCGCAATGGTCGCGGTACCCAGGGTGCCCACGATCACCTGGTTGACAAAGCCCAGAGCCAGTTGAACGGTGGACTCGAGGCTCACCGGTAGCGCAATTTTGAATATCTCTCGCCGCACATCGGCAGTCACAAACGAGAGCATACTACGCGCAGCATTGGGGATTGTAACCCGGTGGTGATCGCCATGACGCAGGCAAAACAGTCACATGTCGCAGGCCTCGGGTCACAGGTGAAAAAGGGTAGAAGCACAAAAACGGCTTGCTCGAGCACGCCCTAACCCCTCAACCGCTTTCCGCCAGGGGGTAGAATCAGGGGCATCTATGAACACCCTGTCCTGGAACACCGAGTTACTTATTGAGCAAGACCTTGCCCACCACCTGCACCCTGTGACCAACCTGCACCGCCACAAGCAGAGCGGCCCGGTGGTATTGGTCGAGGGGAAGGGTTCAAAAGTACGCGATAGCGAAGGCAAGTGGTACATTGACGGGTTTGCCGGCCTCTGGAACGTGAACGTGGGCTACGGGCGCACCGAGCTGGCCGAGGTGGCCCGTGAGCAGATGGCCCGGCTGGCCTTCCAGCCCACCTTCTTTGGGCTGGCTACCCCTCCGGTGATCGAGCTGGCTGCCAGGATGCACCAGCTTTTGCCGCACCATTCGCACTTTCAGTTCACCTCCGGGGGGGCTGAGTCCAACGAGACCGCTATCAAGATTGCCCGCTACTACTGGGCGCTGTCGGGCAAGCCGGAAAAAACCAAGATCATCTCACGCCGCATGGCCTACCACGGCATCGCCATGGGCGCACTGGCCGCTACCGGTGTTCCGGCCTACCATGCCGACTTCGGGCCGTTGCCACCGGGATTTTTATACCTGAGTGCCCCGCTGGCCTACCGCAACAACCCTGGGCTTTCGGAGGCCGGGTTTGTGGCCATGCTGGCGCGGGAGCTCGAGGACTTGATTGCCCGGGAAGGCCCTGAAACCATCGCTGCTTTCATCGGGGAGCCGGTGCAGGGGGCCGGCGGCGTGGTGCCACCCCCCGAAGGCTACTGGCAGGCCGTTTCCTCTATCCTCAAAAAGCACGATATTTTGCTCATTGCCGACGAGGTCATTACCGGCTTTGGCCGCACCGGCGAGATGTTCGCCCAGACCACCTACGGCTTCCAGGCCGACATCACCAGCTTTGCCAAAGGGATTACCTCGGGCTACATTCCGCTGGGTGGGGTGGGCATCAGCCCTGAGATATTCGAGCGCATTTCGGCGCCCGACCGGATGTTCATGCACGGCTTCACCTACTCAGGGCACCCGGTGGCCTGTGCGGTGGCGCTGGCTAACATTGACATCATCGAGCGCGAGCAGCTCTGGCGCAACGCCGCCCTCCGCGGCGAGCAACTGCTAAAAGGGCTGCAAGAACTCGAAAGTCACCCCCACGTAGGCAACGTGCGCGGCAAGGGCCTGATGGCGCTGGTAGAGGTGGTAGAGGACAAAACCAGCAAAAAGACCTTTGAGCCCGCCCTGGGCATTGGTGCAAAGCTGATGAAAGTCAGCCGGGAAAAAGGCGTGATTGTGCGCTGCAACGACACCGGCTTTGCGGTAGCGCCGCCCCTGGTCATCACCGAAGCCGAGATAGACGAAATGGTGAACGCTCTGGCCGAAACGCTGAACGAGGTGCTGGGTTCGTAGCGCTCATCGAGCGCAGAATACCTGGGACACGGCACCAGCAACAGCAGAAAATCACTGCAAAGTCTCAGGTTGCAGGCCATAGCCTGAAGCGATGCTGTTGGCCTTCAGCTTGGGGCTTTCAGCTAACCAGACGTGTGGCTCCTATGGTGCATCTGACATCTCCGCTCTCTCGGCCTTGGGTTTTGCATTTTTTACAACTGGCTTTGCTAGACTGAAAGCTGACTGCAGAAAGTCGGTTTGGAATTGCCCAAAAGCCAAAAGGAGGGTTCATGGGATGGATTGTTTGGTGCAGCGTTCTTTTAGGGGCTCTGGTTGCATGGCTCCTGGGCTGGCTTTTGAGCTGGCTATTCCGGGGCAATATCCTGCGGCTGCAAAACCAGCTCACCGAGGCCCAGGCCGAACTGGGGCGGCTCCAGGCCGACCTGACCAGCTACAAAGCCACCCAGTCCAAACTGGCGCAGGCTGAACAGGAACTCTCCGGGCTGCGGGAGCAGCTTAAGCACTTTGAGGCACTCAAGGCTAGCTTTGGCACGGTAAGCAAGGAGCTGGATGCCGCTACCCTCAAGATTCAGGGGTTGGAAGGACAACTCAAGGATCTCGAGGCTCTCAAGGCCCAGCTTGCCAGCCTTCAGGGCGAGCGGGACAGGCTTCAGGCTGACTACAGTGGGCTACAGGCCCGGTTTGAGCAGCTCGAGGGCGAGCGAAATCGACTTTCGGCTCAAATTCTGAGCTACCAGGGCGAGATGGCGGTGCTGAGCCGTCAGGTAGAGGCCCTGCGCCAGGATCGCGACGCACAGAAATCTGAAACCGCTAACCTGAGCGGCAAGCTGGCGGGTATGGGCGGGCTGATGGCGGTTTGGGAGGGCTTACGCCAGCGCTTCGGGGGCAAGCAGCCTGAAGAACTCGAGGCCCACTTCACCTCGGTTCAGGAAGAAGCCGAGCGCAGCTGGAGTGAGTTGAGCCAGCTAAAACGTGACTATGAAGCAGCGCTGGCCGAGCGTAAGCGACTGGAGGGCGAGTTGCAGAACTTGCGGGCTCGCGTCGGCAGCCTCGAGGCCGACCAGGGCAAAGTTGCCGCCCTGGAAACCGAAATCGAGCGCTACAAGAACGAGTTTAGCGGCCTTCAAGCCCGCTACGCCACCCTCGAGGCCGACCACCAAAAACTCCAGGCCCTCTACGAAGCCCGCATCCAGGCCCTCGATGGCGAAAAAGGCCGGCTGGAAGGCGAACTTCAGAGCCTGCAAATCCGCCTGAACGCCCTGGAGGCCATTCGGGCCCGGTTTGGCAACCTACAACCCGCCGACCTCGAGGCCCGCATCGTGGCCATGCAGAACGAGCGCAACCAGTACGCAATCGAGCTGGAGGCCCTGCGCAAGCGCATCGAAGCGGTAGCGGGTGAACGCGACCACCTGCGGGCCGAAGTGGAGGGGCTGCAAAAGCGCCTCGACCAGCTCAGCACCGATAGTAACAACGTAATCGCGGAGCGCAACAAGCTCCAGGCCGAAGTCGAAAAGCTGCGGGCCGACCTGAACCAGGCCCAGGGCGCCTACCAGGATCTGGAAGCGGTACGCCGTGAACTCTCCGACCTGCGCGCCCGGCTGGCCAAGGCCGAGGAGGAACGCAACTGGTTTGCCGGAGAGGTCGAGGGCTTACGCAAGGAGAGCGAAAAGGCCCGGCAGAATCTGGCTGAACTCGAGCAGCTTCGGCGTGAACATGCCAGCCTCCAGTCTCGCATAGCCGAGTACGAAAAAGCCTTGCAAAATGCCGAGGAAGACCGCCGCCAGATGGGAGCCAACTACAGCGCCCTGCAAGCCCGCATCGCCGATTACGAGGCCAGGCTGGCCAAAGCCCAGGAGCGCACCGCCAACTACGACGCCCTGGCCGCCAACCTAGCGGCCATGCAGACTGGCGCACCGGAAGCCGAAGCTACTGGGGCCGTTGCTGCCCCAGCCCGACCCACCAAACCGCGCAAAGCCAAACCCAAGCAACCCAAGGAAGTGATCGGCTACCGCGTCACCCAGAGCCGCACCTTCCGGGCCGAAGTAGTGCCCGAAGGCCACGACCCCCTGGGGGTGATCGAGGGCATCGGCAACACCTACCAGCAAAAGCTTTGGGACGCAGGCATCAAAACCTTTGAAGACCTGGCCAGCACCCCCGAGGCCCGGCTGCGTGAAATCATTGGCAAGGAACTGGAGTTCGACGAGTGGATTGTGGAGGCCCGCCGCTTTGTGCGCGGGGTCTACAAGCTTAGCCGCGCCACCGCCGGAGGTAGCCGCCGCAAGGCTGACGACCTGACCCGTATCGAGGGCATTGGCCCCAAGATACGCGATGCGCTGGTAGCCGCCGGCATCACCACCTTCGAAGCCCTGGAAGCGGCCACCGAGGGCCAGTTGCACGCCGCCATCGAGGCCGCCGGCATCAGCTTCGCCCCCAGCCTTCCCACCTGGAGCCGCCAGGCGGCCTACCTGGTACGAGGCGATGAAGCAGGGTTCCAGGAATACATTGCCCGCCTCACCGCCGGAAGGGAGGAATAGCCCATGGTCAGAGCCTGGATCACCTACGATTGGATCAAACTGCTGGGCACCGTTCTTCTGCTCATCCTGTTGTTTTTCTGCATGGGCCGCCAGGGTAGCGTAGCCATTGCACCCACCCTCACCACGCCCGCTCCGGGTACGCTGCAGGGGCCCACGGTGGATTTGAGCGGCACCGGCACCCCAGGGGGTTTCATTCAACTGCTGCTGAACGGCAACAAGGTGGGGGCGCCGGTACGCATCGGAAGCGACGGACGCTGGGCTTTGCCGGGTTTCAACTTTGGCGCACCCGGCAATTACACCCTCACTTTGCAGCCGGTGGATGCCAGCGGAACCAGCCTCGGGCCGAGGTCGGATTTAACCTTCACCGTGCCCCTGCCGACGGGTAATCTGCAAATCAGCGAACCAACCAGCGGCGCCCAGGTGCCCGCTGGCACATTCCAGTTGCGGGGGGTGGGTACGCCTGGGGAAGCGCTCGAGGTCTTCGAAGACAACACCAGCCTGGGCCGGGTGGTGGTGAACCCCGATGGCACCTGGACGCTGGCCGTGCCGCCCCCCATGGCAGGGGAACGTACCTACGAGGTGCGTGGCGCCAGCGCTTCGGCCCGCATTCAGGTCACGGTGGCGGCGGCTGCCGGAACCGCCGTCGCTTGCGCCAAAGACTTCACCCTTTCCTTGCGCGATGGGCAGACCGTGGCCCGCCCCTTCCGTTTCGGCGGCGAGGGGGCCGGGCAAGGCTACACCGTTACGGTCAAACGCGGTGAACGCACCGTGGGCAGCCGGGATGTGCCCCTCGATGCGACCTGCGGTTGGAGCTACCGCTCTGACCCCGGCCCCGGCCCCATCACCTACGAAGTCCGCCCCATTGGCGCCTTGCCCAGCGATCCGCCGTTACAAACCATCAACCTGACTGTCCGGTAGCGCCTTTGCTATCCGAGCCTCCCCGTATCCGGGGAGGTTTTTGTTGGCCTAAAACAGCGTCTATCAAACTGCTTCAATCGGAGGTCTGGCCGAAGGCTCTATTTCCAGCAGGCGGAGCATCTCCCCCACCAGGTACAAAGAGCCCGTTACCAGGACCGGTTTTCCGTCCGCTCGAGCCGCCTCAACTGCGTGCTCGAGGGCCTCCAGGGGATGCTCGAAGTAGGGGGCCGGGTATTCTTGCAACAAAGCCTCGGCCCGCAGGGCACCCCTGGCGGCGTAGGTATAGCGCACACTTATGGCCTTGGGCAAAAGGGTTCGCAGGATGGTGTGGTAGTCCTTGCGGGGGAAAGCGCCAAACACCAGGTGAAACCCCTCAAACTCCTCTACCAGGGCCCGGGCCGCTGGGGGATTGTGGGCCCCGTCGAGCACCACCGGAGCGCCCCGGTAGGTCAGTTGCTGCATCCGGCCGGGATGCACGGCTGTGGATAAACCTGTGGATACCACCGCTTCGGCGTAACCCAGCAAGCGCAAAACCGCCGCCGCAAGACGGGCGTTTTGCCGTTGAAAGCGGCCCCGTAAGGAAGGTTGGACAGGCAAATCGAAAATAGGGCCGCCTTCCGAGAGCACATATAACGGAGCCGCTCGTTCGGCGGCTATGCTGCGGATCACCTCCAGCCCAAGCCCCTCGGCCCCGGTCACCACCGGAACCCCTGCCCGAATGGCCCCCGCTTTGTCCCTGGCCACCCCTTCCAGTGAGCCTCCCAGAGTTTCTAGGTGGTCTTCCCCGATATTGGTGAGCACAGTCACCCGCACATCAGACAGCGCATGGGTGGCATCCAGCACCCCGCCCACCCCGGCCTCCACGGCTGCCATGCGAACACCCACCGACGCGAAGTGCCGAAACGCCAGCGCTGTGGTGAGGTCGAAGAAAGCCACCGGTTCCTGGAAATGCTGGCCCCGAGCCCACTCCACAAATCGCACCACCTCGGCCTCGGGAATCGGGCCCTGGTGGGTGCGGATACGCTCGCGGAAGTCTATCAGGTGGGGGCTGGTGGTGGCCCCGAAGGGCTCGCCCGCCACCTTGAAGGCCGCCTCGAGGTAGGCCACCACACTGCCTTTGCCGTTGGTTCCAATCACATGAACGGCAGGAAACACGGCCTCGGGGTGGCCCAGCCGTTGCAAAAGTTCTCGAATCCGCGACAGACCCCTGGGCGCCCCGGCGCGACTCTGGGCAAACAACCATTCCACCGCCTCGGGATAGGTCACAGACCTCAGTCTATCCTGTTTCCCCCATACTCTCTGATACCGTTTTTATTTGAACACCTACCCTACACCAGGAGGTGGGAGGTAGGGAGTAGGGTGTAGGCGTTGAAAACCCCCCACCACCCACCCCCATCTCGTGTGTCGCTAAAAATTAGCCACACACCTAAAGTTGGTATAAGGCCGATAATGGGGTCATGCCGCTGTTGCAAGCCCACCTGGAACTAAAGCTTGAACAGGCCCTGCTGCATGGCTGGGTGCAGCACCAGCTGGCCGGGGTAGACCTGCCCCTCAAACTGCTGCGCTTTTCCCTGGGCCGTTTGCAGGGTGGGGAGGTTCGGCAGCTCGAGCTGAGGGAAAACCGCTGCCAGCTAGC
This DNA window, taken from Meiothermus sp. CFH 77666, encodes the following:
- a CDS encoding MazG family protein, whose product is MERLLEVMRRLRAPDGCPWDKAQTHQSLRPYLLEEAAEAVDAIGRGNPQEMAEELGDVLLQVAFHSVIAEQAGSFSYPEVEQHIVDKLIRRHPHVFGDVKADTPEAVTANWNAIKAAEGKPAQPICDQVPRSLGALARAAEIQKKLGTSFSSKADLVESIQQGQIAEALWKLVAWCRQEKLNPEILLREYCEQICLQAAKNP
- a CDS encoding MATE family efflux transporter; translation: MLSFVTADVRREIFKIALPVSLESTVQLALGFVNQVIVGTLGTATIAAVGLANNVLFIGILCLNTLGAGCAILASRARGRGDEAAVKRIVSFFIGFSLVLALLLALPLGLGATPFLKLVGADQEITSIGGPYLSLVALSLPLITLSVVSSAAFRSIGRARIPMLVTIPAITLIPLLSWVFVFPLEMGAVGAAVAALVAQGVRAGVLLWLLLGSRWGLRWAWPEFGQVRRLLLEAVPLVLPLFITEVVFSGGVFLFALLFERLGTQELAVFQIVSNLEMVFITASAGLHYAATVLVAQAIGRADSPGVWGVSRLIWRIGLISAAIFGLVFALFAFLLPLLYPNTTPQVQQWAFWAVLLNALFQPVKVSNFIFFGTLASGGDTRFLLLSDFVTVFLVGLPLAWLLAFPLGLGLWGIFLGRLLGEETVRVAMFLWRYRGGHWFRLDAKARALATD
- a CDS encoding SCO family protein, yielding MPRRALWITLLAGLPLLLAVIAFVLSRDTYQPYGTRLLNIRPVEANQFSLIAHDGSTKSLSDFQGKVVLIFFGFVNCPDVCPTTMLELAKVYKALTPAEQARVQVLLISVDPERDTLEKLRDYVTFFAPTFLGLTGTPDQIAQVAKKYGVFYQKSEIKSATEYNVDHTATVFALDPKGQLRLIYGNGKAAETARVVEDVRWLLRN
- a CDS encoding aspartate aminotransferase family protein — protein: MNTLSWNTELLIEQDLAHHLHPVTNLHRHKQSGPVVLVEGKGSKVRDSEGKWYIDGFAGLWNVNVGYGRTELAEVAREQMARLAFQPTFFGLATPPVIELAARMHQLLPHHSHFQFTSGGAESNETAIKIARYYWALSGKPEKTKIISRRMAYHGIAMGALAATGVPAYHADFGPLPPGFLYLSAPLAYRNNPGLSEAGFVAMLARELEDLIAREGPETIAAFIGEPVQGAGGVVPPPEGYWQAVSSILKKHDILLIADEVITGFGRTGEMFAQTTYGFQADITSFAKGITSGYIPLGGVGISPEIFERISAPDRMFMHGFTYSGHPVACAVALANIDIIEREQLWRNAALRGEQLLKGLQELESHPHVGNVRGKGLMALVEVVEDKTSKKTFEPALGIGAKLMKVSREKGVIVRCNDTGFAVAPPLVITEAEIDEMVNALAETLNEVLGS
- a CDS encoding CoA pyrophosphatase — translated: MKSEILKAAVSRPPQEMLRPEGFVDAAVLLPVWEGQLLFTVRSAHLPHHAAQISFPGGRFDDGESAEQAALREAWEEVGLEPSQVEILGHLNPTLSPFGYRVFPLLGRIIQEPHLAPNPQEVEELLWVPIEELLAAPAYAEERTPPPSNRFPRGLGGEFSELDGKLRRKVWHYPWRGYDIWGVTGNIVHDFLERIRSVRL
- a CDS encoding helix-hairpin-helix domain-containing protein, which produces MGWIVWCSVLLGALVAWLLGWLLSWLFRGNILRLQNQLTEAQAELGRLQADLTSYKATQSKLAQAEQELSGLREQLKHFEALKASFGTVSKELDAATLKIQGLEGQLKDLEALKAQLASLQGERDRLQADYSGLQARFEQLEGERNRLSAQILSYQGEMAVLSRQVEALRQDRDAQKSETANLSGKLAGMGGLMAVWEGLRQRFGGKQPEELEAHFTSVQEEAERSWSELSQLKRDYEAALAERKRLEGELQNLRARVGSLEADQGKVAALETEIERYKNEFSGLQARYATLEADHQKLQALYEARIQALDGEKGRLEGELQSLQIRLNALEAIRARFGNLQPADLEARIVAMQNERNQYAIELEALRKRIEAVAGERDHLRAEVEGLQKRLDQLSTDSNNVIAERNKLQAEVEKLRADLNQAQGAYQDLEAVRRELSDLRARLAKAEEERNWFAGEVEGLRKESEKARQNLAELEQLRREHASLQSRIAEYEKALQNAEEDRRQMGANYSALQARIADYEARLAKAQERTANYDALAANLAAMQTGAPEAEATGAVAAPARPTKPRKAKPKQPKEVIGYRVTQSRTFRAEVVPEGHDPLGVIEGIGNTYQQKLWDAGIKTFEDLASTPEARLREIIGKELEFDEWIVEARRFVRGVYKLSRATAGGSRRKADDLTRIEGIGPKIRDALVAAGITTFEALEAATEGQLHAAIEAAGISFAPSLPTWSRQAAYLVRGDEAGFQEYIARLTAGREE
- a CDS encoding PaaX family transcriptional regulator C-terminal domain-containing protein — protein: MRARSYLFTLYMEYLYPENRAWVGDLIRWMELLEFSEPAVRAAVSRSVKRGWIIPEKDGRRAYYRLSPRVAWQVENVRERLYTYGAPWDGKWRILVYAVPEAKRTVRDRFRNELILLGFGTPAPGVWVSPNGSLEAARDLVGFYGLQSYVELFQAERFSSTPPLELIEKSFNLKAAQARYRAFLAQKLNRPKNAEEAFVRLTHMIHQARKNLFLDPGLPPELTPPGFLGQRAKEQFLELYELLSKQARPLFLTDSAAAD
- a CDS encoding Mur ligase family protein gives rise to the protein MTYPEAVEWLFAQSRAGAPRGLSRIRELLQRLGHPEAVFPAVHVIGTNGKGSVVAYLEAAFKVAGEPFGATTSPHLIDFRERIRTHQGPIPEAEVVRFVEWARGQHFQEPVAFFDLTTALAFRHFASVGVRMAAVEAGVGGVLDATHALSDVRVTVLTNIGEDHLETLGGSLEGVARDKAGAIRAGVPVVTGAEGLGLEVIRSIAAERAAPLYVLSEGGPIFDLPVQPSLRGRFQRQNARLAAAVLRLLGYAEAVVSTGLSTAVHPGRMQQLTYRGAPVVLDGAHNPPAARALVEEFEGFHLVFGAFPRKDYHTILRTLLPKAISVRYTYAARGALRAEALLQEYPAPYFEHPLEALEHAVEAARADGKPVLVTGSLYLVGEMLRLLEIEPSARPPIEAV